The Natrinema sp. DC36 genome includes the window TATCAACTGCTCCGCTCCGATGCCGACTCACCCGAACTGACTCCCACGGTATTCCGGCTCTCGGTGGCCGGAGCGGGACTCATGGTACTCGCGGCGATACTGTGGGTCGTGCTCTAAGAACGGGTGAGAAACGGCCTCGGCCACGAGCCGTCCGCGCATGCGTCTGGTCGTCGTTCGGCCGCGCGAATCGGAACGCAGTCCGTTCGCTATACCGTCCGTGGGGAGTCGGATAATCGTCGACAGCACGAGTGGATCAGTATTCGTTTATTAGACTGTTCAGAAGCGATGAGAAAATGCGCTCGAGCCAGCCAGAGAAACGAAAATCGATCAGACAATCGGGTGGCGAGATTACGCCGCTTTCGCGTTCGGGCTGACGGCCTCGATCGCCTCGAGGAAGATACCGATACCCAGTTCGATCTCGCGCTCGCTCGAGTCCAGCGGCGGGAGCAGCCGGATGGTCTTCTTCCCGCAACCGAGGGTTAGCAGGCCGCGCTCGAGGGCGGCTTCGACGACGGCGGAGCGCCGTTCGGGAGTATCGAACTCGACGGCGAGCATCAGGCCCTTGCCGCGGATGTCCACGACGGAGTCGGGCGCGTCGTCGCGCATGAGTTCCTTGGCCTGCTCGCCGCGGCGGGTGGCGTTATCGAGCAGGTCGTGTTCCTGAATGGCCTCGAGCGTAAAGGCTCCCATCATCGAACCGAGCATGTCACCGCCGCCGAAGGTCGAACCCAGGCGGTTCTTCTCGCTGGGGAAGACCTCCGAGCGCGAGATGGTTGCGCCGACGCGCAAGGCCTTTGCGCTGGCGATAACGTCCGGCTCGATCGGATAGTGATCCGAGGCCCAGATCTCGCCGGTGCGGCCGATGCCGGACTGAATCTCGTCGACGACCAGCGGAATGTCGTAGGTGTCGGTGACGTCGGCGACCTCCTGCATGAAGGCCTCGCTGGGGAAGCGGTAGCCGCCGACGCCCTGAATCGGCTCGAGGGTCAGGAAGGCGATCTCGTCGGGATCGACGTAGCCGCCTTCGGGTGCGAGCATATCGCGAAGCTGTGAGCCCCCGCCGGCGAAGAAGCCACAGTCGCAGCTCTCGGCGTCACAGCCCCGATCGTCGCAGAACGGCACCGTCTCGATCCCGCTGATTTCGGGGTAGTGGCGCGTGTAGACCTCTTTGGACTTCGTCAGCGAGAGGGTGCCGAGCGTGCGGCCGTGGAAGCTCCCCGAAAACGCGACGCCGTACTTCGACGGCGCGCGGTAATCGTTCGTGATCTTCATCGCGTTCTCCATGGCCTCCGCGCCGGAGTTCGAGAGGAAGACGGTATCCATTCCGTACTGACTCGAGACCTCCGTGAGCTTCTGCATGAGGTGGCTCGAGCCCGGGAAGTCGGCCTCCTCGGGGCTGGGGCCGGAGCCGAAGTACATGTCCTGTCCGGCGATCTTCATCGGTTCGACGAGGTCGAACTCGCGGACCTTCTCGAGGACCTTCTCGTTGTTGTAGCCGAGCGGTGCCGCGCCGATGTGGCAGGTGAAGTCGAGGAGAACGTTGCCGTCGACGTCGGTAACGAAGGGGCCGTCGGCCTCGCGGGTCACGTCCCAGACGAAGTCGTGGGAGTACTCGCTGGGGGCGGAGTACTCCTGGTGGAAGTCGACCCACTGCTGGGCGTTCGGCCCCGGAAGCGCGTCCGCGTCGGGTTCCGCCGTGTCCCTATCCATACACAATTTATGTATACCTCATACATTAAAACTTGTTATCGATTGGCGAGGAGGTCGTCGCGGGACGGGAGTCGGGTATCGACGGCGCGAAAAAACGGACAGCATGACGGCCGAAGCGGATCGGCCGGAGAGATGGCGGGCCGCGGGCGGTTCAAACGGACTACTGTCAGTCCGTCTCAGTCGTCGTCCGACTCGACGGGGCCGCCGGGGCCGGGTGACTCGGGCTCGGGTTCGGTTTTCCGGCTCGAGCCGATGAGGACGGTTTCGTCCTGCAGCAACACCCGGCCGTAGCTCGAGCTGAAGTCCTTGATCAGCGAGAGCATCGCGAGGAAACAGACGAACGCGAACGGTGCGCCGGTGATGATGACCGCGTTCTGGAGCGCGCTCGTCCCGCCTTCACCGCCGATGATCATGAGGATCGCGGCGGTCATGCCGAGGACGACGCCCCAGAAGATCCGGTTGATCGTCGAGGGGCTCGCCTTCCCGCCGGTCGTCATCATCGAGACGGCGAGCGTCGACGAGTCCGCCGACGTGATGAAGAACGTCGTCACGAGGATCATGAACGCGATCATGAACACCGTTCCGAGTGGGAAGGCGTCGAAGAGGATGAAGCCCGAAATCTCCGGCGTGCCGTTGGCGATCACGCTGCTGAAGTCGGCCGTTCCGGTGTGGTGGTATCGCAGCGCGGTGCCACCGACGAACGTGAACCACGGGATAGTCGCGGCCGAGGTCGCGCCGATCCCAGTGAAGGCGACTTCGCGGACGGTCCGACCCTTGGAAATCCGGGCGATGAACAGTCCCGCGAACGGAGACCACGAGAGCGCCCACGCCCAGTAGAAGACCGTCCAGGAGTTCATCCAGCCCGTCCCGCCGTCGCCCCCGGCACCGGTGTAGAGACTCATGGACGTGAAGTCGGCGATCATGCCGCCCATCGCCTGGGAGCCGAGCAGGAGCAAGAACAGCGTCGGCCCCAGGATGAACGTCGCGAGCATGAGCGTGACGAACAGGATCATATTGAAGTTCGACAGCCGGCGGATTCCCCGATCGACCCCGAGCACCATCGAGATGGTAAACAGGAGCGTCATCGTCGTCACGACGACGAGGATGCCGACGTTCCCCAGATCGATATTCCACTGGTAGCTGAGGCCGGCGATGAACTGACTCCCGATGAAGCCGAGCGACGTCGCCACGCCGCCGATCGTCGCGAAGACGGCGAGGATGTCGACGACTTTCGCGGCCGGGCCGTCGAGGTTCTCCTTCCCGATGATCGGCGTCAGCGCCGAGGAAACCCGAAGCGGGACGCCTTCGTAATTGTACGCGAAGTAGGCGATCGCGAGTCCCATGATCGTGAACACGGCCAGCTGGGGGAGCGCCCAGTGGAATAACGTCTGCTGGATCGCGATCGGAATCGCTTCGGCCGTCCCACCTTCGACGCCGAACAGCGGCGACGGGTTATCGTAGTAGAACAGCGCTTCGGTCGGGCCCCAGAACACGACTCCCGCTGCGAACCCGGCGGAGTACAACATCGAGAAGAACGATAGGAAGCTGTACTCCGGATCCTCGTCCCCCATCTTGATCTTGCCCCACGGACCGACGATCAGGAACAACAGGAAGAGGACGATCAGGAACACGATCACCAACAGCGCCCAGTTCAGGTACTCGACGACCCAGCCGTACACGGTCCCGATCGTCTCGGTGACGAGCGTCTGGTTGATGAAGAACGCCGCGATCACGCCGACGGTCAACAGTGCCCCGAACGCGAAGACGACCAGGTCGATCTCCTCGAGGAACTCGTCGACCATCCCCTTATCGGCGTCGCTCATCGTCCCACCCCCGGTATCGGACGGCAGCGGAACGATCTCTCGTGAGTCCACTTACCATTCGCCATGCTGCATGATGGCATACCGCCACCATTAACGTCGTATACAATAAGTGTTTCTCACTCGGCTAGAGTATCCACAGATTGCGTTTATTATGTATTTCTCGAAGGCTATACAGAATATCTCTCGTCCTGCATCGATCATCGTTAGATACACCATATAGGCAGACAATCGATATCCTCCGCGGAGTACAATATCGGTTTAGTCAATCGGAACGCCAATCAGTAACTGAGAACTACCGTGTCTGGCGGTGTGGGTAACGACGGTGGGACCGACCGATTCGGCCGACCGAAAACGAAATCCGAAGACGGCTCCGTCAGTTCGTCAGTTCCTCGAGCGTCTGCTCTCGAGTCTCGGTGCTCTCGGCCACGCGCTCGGCGAACTCGTCGACACGGTCCTTGATTTCCTCGCGGGTGTCCGCCGGTGAGAAGCTATCCGACATCGTCAGCAGGCGCACGAACGCCCGCAGTTCCTCGTCGGTGAGCTGGGCGAATTCCTCGTTCTCGAGTTTGTCGACGACCTCGTCGACGTCGATCTGGCCGACCGGTTCGACGTTGAACTCGACGTTGACCATCCGGTAGTTCGAGCCGGCGAGGCGCTGTTCGGCCTTGCCGACGCCCTCCGAGAGCATGTCCTTGAACGGGGTGTGATACCCCATCGTCCCGAGGTGGAGAAAGGCGAGCATATCGGTGATGCCCTGCGTGTAGGCGTCGCGATCCTCGGCGTCGGGATCGAAGACCGTCTCTCGGTCGCGTTCCTCCATGTACTCGAAGAGGATGCTGAAGTCGAGCATCGCGTTGCGAACCCGGCGTCGGATCCGGTTTCGCTTCTGTTTCTTCGAGTGGTCGGTGTAGTCCGTCTTCCGGCCGAGCAAGAAATCGCGGTCGGAGGGCGTGAGAATGCCGCGCGGGCGATCCGAGTCCGCCGCCGTCCGCAACGACTCCGGCACGTCGTCTTGGCTCATAGGGGATACACGGAGAGCCCGCGAATTAACGTTTCCCATTCGGCGAACGTGATGCTCGCCGGACAGAAGCGTTCGCTCGACTGTCAGTCAGTATTGCGGTTTACCACGAGAGTTTCGGCGAACCATACGCTCAGTCAGAGCCAACAGTACCGATCTGAATCCGTCCGCTACGGCCGCCGACGGGAGAGTTCGGTAGCCGTCTCGGTGAGCAGCGTCACCCCGATCTCGAGGCTCTCCTCGTCGATGTCGAAGGTCGGCGTGTGGTGGCTCGTCGGGTGGTCAGTGCCGACGAGGACGTACGACGCGAGCCCACCCTCGTCCTGGACGCGTTGCATCAGGTAGGTCACGTCCTCGCTCACGCCGAACTCCTCGCTCGGAATTACCCGATCGACGCCCTCGATCTCCCACGCGACGTTCCCCACGAGATCCCGCAGCGCTGGATGGCTGTCGACGCGGGGCGACTCGCTGATCATCCGCGGCGTGACGTCGCAGTCGTGCATCTCGGCGGCGGCGTAGCAGACGCGTTCGAGCTCCGTGCGCGTGTACTCCATCAGCGCGGTGGTCTCGCCGCGGACCTCGGCCTCGATGGTGACCTCCTCGGCGATGACGTTGCTCGCGGTGCCGCCCTCGATTCGGCCGACGTTCACTCGCGTCAGCCCGTCGCTGTGCCGCGGGATTCCGTAGGCGTTCTGGATCGCAGTCGCCGCTGCCTGCATAGCGTTGGCCCCTTCGTTCGGCGCTTTGCCGGCGTGGGCGCTCGCCCCCTCGAACGTCGCGGTCAGATGTGCCATCGCCAGCGGCTTCTCGATGCCGGCGACGATCTCGCCCGTCGGATGGTCGAGGCCGATGTGAAGGGCGAGGAGGTAGTCGACGCCCTCGAGGTAGCCGCTCTCGGCCATCGCCTTCCCGCCGCCGGAGATCTCCTCGGCGGGTTGGAAGAACACCGTCAGCGTTCCGTCGAAATCGCTCTCTTTGACCGCCTCGAGCGTCCCCAGCGCTATCGCGAGGTGGGCGTCGTGGCCACACGCGTGCATGTAGCCGTCGTGTTCGGACCGAAATCCCTCGGCGGCCGGCCGGTGGTCGCTCTCGTCGGACTCCCGCATCGAAATCGCGTCGAGATCGACGCGCAACCCGAGACAGGGGCCCTCTCCCTGCTCGAGGGTCGCGATAACGCCCGTGTGACCGTCGGCCGTGCGCTCGAGAACGTCCGATCGAACGCCCGCCTCGCGGGCGCGCTCGATCCACGGCTCGAGTTCCGCCGCCGACGGCACGGCCATGCGCTCGTCCGTCGCCAGCGCGTCGCGGCCGACGGCGATCTCGTCGACGCCGATCCGCTCGAGTTCCTCGACGACCCGGCCGGTCGTCCGAAACTCGCGCCAGCCCGGTTCGGGATGACGGTGGAACTCCCGCCGTAGTTCGCGCAATCTATTTCGCGCTTCGTAGGACATTCTTGCCGGTTCTACGCGCGGGAGATACTTAATCGTAGTCGATAATCGTATACTGGTTACGCACGATCGATGGAGAGAGTCGGCGATCGAAACAGATCCGGTCGGTTTCCACAAGCCATCGATACGATGACCACGGCGACTCCAGTATGGAGAGGATCAAAGAGAAGGACGGTCCGCGGAGCGGGTCCATGGAGAAGGCAGGCAGAGATCACTCCTGAACCGAACCAGCCCACAGGGTGCGTGCAAACGCGTTATCACTCGCTTACCTCGAGTCGACCGTCCGTTCAAGCGATCAAAGCGCCGTTTTGCGGGCGCACATTTGTGTTTGGTGCCCGCCAAATCCATCACGGGATTTAATTCACAACCCCACGATGGATGGACCATCGATGCCGCCCCTCCCAACGTGGATCGACGATCGGATCGATCCCGCGCTCGACAAGAAACTCACGCAGCGACACGTCGTCGAGGTCATGCTCGAGTCCGAGCGGCCGTTCTTTTCGATCCAGCAGCTCCGCGCTCGAGTCAAGCCGACGGTCAGTAAAGAGACGGTCCGAAACCGGCTCGACGAACTCCACGAGATCGACGTCGTCGCCGCGGAAACGTATCCGGACACCATCACGCTGTACTACGTCAACCATCCCGAATCGCGATGGCCGCTCTCGCCGGACGGGAAACGGGCGCTCGCTCACGATTCGCCCCTCGAGACGCTGTCGGCGAGTGACTTTCTCCGCCTCCGGAACCCGGCCGGGATCAGGACGCTGGTCCTGGCGGGCTTCCAGCTCAGCCTGGTGCTGTTCTGTGTCGGCGTCGGGATGATCGTGCTGTCGATAGAGGCCCCCGTCGAAGCGAGTCACGGGCTCTGGGCGGCCGCCGGCAATCTCTTCGTCGTCTGTCTGGTCCTCCTCTTCGCTGAACGCATCGTTCGCAACCGTCGCGACGACGGCGCCAACGGAGCGATTCCGACGCCCGAACGGACCAGTCCGAAGTAACGCGACGCGACCGACAACCACCCAGCTGATACCCCAGAACACGTACCCATGTCGACTGACTCGACCCCGAACGACTCGCCGTCCCCCGAATCGACTTCGAACGAACCCGGCCCGTCGATCCTCACGGAGCGGACGCTCCTGGGGATCTTCGTCCACTTCATCGCGATCCTCCCGTTTTTCGGGTTCGTCACCGCCGGGATCATCTACGCGGTATCGGAGCACGAATTCACGCGGGCCAACGCGCGGAACGCGCTCAACTGGCAGCTGCTGGTCAGCGGATCGTTCTTCGCGGTGTTCGTCCTCGTGTTCGGACTGGGAACGCTGTTCGAGTACGTCGCGCTTCCGGGGGTGATCGAAACGGTCGTCTTCGTCCCCGTCTTCGCGTTGGCGCTGGTCTCGATCCTCCTCGGATTCCTCAATTTCTTCGTCTGGATCGTCGCGATGGCGAAAGCCATCTTCGGCGACGCGTGGCGCTACCCGTTCGCGCCCGAATTCGTGTGATCGAGCCGGCGGTTCCCGGACGTCGGACCGCTTACCCGAGGAACGCCGTGGCGTCCAACTCCACGCGAACGTCTTCGGGGAGCCGCGAGACCTCGACGCAGACTCGAGCCGGCGGGTCCTCGCCGAATCGAGCACCGTAGGCCTCGTTGACCCGCTCGTAGTCCGCCAGCTCGGTCAGGTAGACGGTGACTTTGACGACGTCCGCGAGTCCGTCGCCGCCGGCTTCGTCGACGACGGCGGCGATGTTGTCGAGCACCCGGTCGGTCTGGGCCTCAATCTTGCCGTCGACGACTTCGCCCGTGTCGGGGTCGACGGGGCCGTAGCCGGAGACGTACAGCGTGTCGCCGGCGCGAACGCCCTGCGAGTAAGGGTTGTCGTTGCTCGGTGCGTCATCGGTTTCGATGGAATCGATGTCGGACATAGAATCGGTATCGGGCGTGGTTCGATCGGTCTCGGGTGTGGTGCGATCGGTGTCGAACGTGGGGTGGTCGGTCTCGCCGCTCGAGTCAGGCGGTCTGCGTCGCTTCGGCGGTCACGTCGTCGATCGCCTCGACGACGACGTCGAGCGCCGTCTCGGCCAGGTCGTGCGTGAGCACCAGCGGCGGCAGGAATCGGAGGACGTTACCGTGGCGACCGGCCGTCCAGATCAGGACCCCGCGCTCGAAGCAGTACTGCTGAATGGCGTCGACGAGGTCGCCGTCCGGGTTGCCGTCGCTATCGACGAACTCCGCGCCGATGAACAGCCCCTTGCCGCGGATGTCGGCGAGGTGTTCGTTGCCGTTGGCAGCCTCGCGGAGCCGGCCTCGAATGTACTCGCCGAGGTCTCGGGCGTGCGCGAGGAGGTCGTGCTCCTGAACGTACTCGATAGCGCGGGTCCCGGCCCGCATCCCGACGACGTGGCCGCGGTAGGTACCGGCGTGGTCGCCCGGACCCCACGTGTCCAGATCTTCGTGGTAGATGGTCGCCGAGAGCGGGAAGCCCACGCCGCCGAGGGCCTTCGCGGAGGTCATCACGTCGGGAGTCACGCCTTCCCAGTCGCTGGCCCACCACTGCCCGGTGCGGCCCAGACCGCTCTGAATTTCGTCGAAGACGAGGACGACGTCGTTGTCGTCGGCGATGTCGCGCAGCCCCTGCAGGAAGCCCTCCGGCGGCGTGACGATGCCGCCCTCGCCCTGGATCGGTTCGACGATCATGCCGGCCGGATTGGCCAGCCCGCCGTAGGGGTCCTCGACGATAGCCCGGACCTCCTCGAGCGCGTGATCGACCGCTTCCTCGGGCGTTTTCCCCTGTCGGAACGGGTGCGGATAGGGGGCGTGAACGACGTCGGCGAGCAGCGGCGTGTAGTCGGCCTTGAACTTCTTGTTCGAGGTGACGCTCATCGCACCCGTCGTCGCGCCGTGGTAGCCACCGCGGAACGCGATGAGGCCGTCGCCGCCGGTGTTGTACTTGGCGAGTTTGATCGACGCCTCGATGGCGTCGCTGCCGGTCGGCCCGCCGAAAACGACCTTGTTCTGGCCCTGCAGTCCCTCGGGAGCGATCTCGTCTAACTTCTCGATGAGCTCGAGGCGCGCCTCCGTCGGGAAGTCGACCGTGTGAACGAACTTGTCGGCCTGCTCGTGGACCGCCTCGAGCACGTAGGGGTTCGAGTGGCCGACGTTGAGCACGCCGATGCCCGCGAAGAGGTCGATGTAGGTGTTGCCGTCGGCGTCGCGGACCGTCGCGCCCTTCCCCTCCTCGAAGGCGATCGGAATGTCGTCCGGATAGGCGACCGCGCTACTGTCGATCTCGCGCTGTTTCTCGAGCAGCGCCCTCGTGTTGGGGCCGGGGACGGAGTCGACGTCCGGTGCGTCCTCGAAGTGGAGTTCGTCTATCGGCGGACCTGCCGTCATACGTACTGGCAGGTGAAACAGTTATAAATAACTTGTCCACAGTATCCATGAAGAACATATACAGATATTGACTACGTAACTGATTACGAAACCCGATACGGGTGACATCGGTGACGAAAGTCGTAGACGAATTCGCGAGATGAGGAGGAATCGTTCTCGAAGCAGCGGTGGTGAGACAGATCCCTCTGACCGAACCGATAAACGGGTAAAACACTCTGTACAGGGAAACCACGTCTCACTCCAGATCGATCAGCCGACGTGCGGTGGCGCGCGCTGGGCCGCGGCGAATTGCGAGGCCTGAACGGAGTGAAGGCCTCGATACTGTGAGCGGTGACCGGAGGGAACCGCGAACCCGATGGGTGAGCCGCGTCCTGAAGCCGTGCGAGGTCGTCACGAGTGTAGCGAGTGACTGCTTGGAAGACGCTTTGCGTCCTCCAGTGGATGAACGAGTGACCGAAGGGAACGAGTGAATCGGTTGGGGAGGGCGTGGCGATTCCCTGTTGCCTCGATAGTAGGACACTTCTTTCATCGAACTCACTACCGAACACTCTGCTCAGTAAACTGTCTGTAGTGAACGGTCGTTCAAATCGTTGCTTTCGAATAGAGAATAACGATCGGACACGTTCGAAAACGCCGAATCGAGATCGAACGGT containing:
- a CDS encoding amidohydrolase, which gives rise to MSYEARNRLRELRREFHRHPEPGWREFRTTGRVVEELERIGVDEIAVGRDALATDERMAVPSAAELEPWIERAREAGVRSDVLERTADGHTGVIATLEQGEGPCLGLRVDLDAISMRESDESDHRPAAEGFRSEHDGYMHACGHDAHLAIALGTLEAVKESDFDGTLTVFFQPAEEISGGGKAMAESGYLEGVDYLLALHIGLDHPTGEIVAGIEKPLAMAHLTATFEGASAHAGKAPNEGANAMQAAATAIQNAYGIPRHSDGLTRVNVGRIEGGTASNVIAEEVTIEAEVRGETTALMEYTRTELERVCYAAAEMHDCDVTPRMISESPRVDSHPALRDLVGNVAWEIEGVDRVIPSEEFGVSEDVTYLMQRVQDEGGLASYVLVGTDHPTSHHTPTFDIDEESLEIGVTLLTETATELSRRRP
- a CDS encoding BCCT family transporter, which produces MSDADKGMVDEFLEEIDLVVFAFGALLTVGVIAAFFINQTLVTETIGTVYGWVVEYLNWALLVIVFLIVLFLLFLIVGPWGKIKMGDEDPEYSFLSFFSMLYSAGFAAGVVFWGPTEALFYYDNPSPLFGVEGGTAEAIPIAIQQTLFHWALPQLAVFTIMGLAIAYFAYNYEGVPLRVSSALTPIIGKENLDGPAAKVVDILAVFATIGGVATSLGFIGSQFIAGLSYQWNIDLGNVGILVVVTTMTLLFTISMVLGVDRGIRRLSNFNMILFVTLMLATFILGPTLFLLLLGSQAMGGMIADFTSMSLYTGAGGDGGTGWMNSWTVFYWAWALSWSPFAGLFIARISKGRTVREVAFTGIGATSAATIPWFTFVGGTALRYHHTGTADFSSVIANGTPEISGFILFDAFPLGTVFMIAFMILVTTFFITSADSSTLAVSMMTTGGKASPSTINRIFWGVVLGMTAAILMIIGGEGGTSALQNAVIITGAPFAFVCFLAMLSLIKDFSSSYGRVLLQDETVLIGSSRKTEPEPESPGPGGPVESDDD
- a CDS encoding DUF4870 domain-containing protein, yielding MSTDSTPNDSPSPESTSNEPGPSILTERTLLGIFVHFIAILPFFGFVTAGIIYAVSEHEFTRANARNALNWQLLVSGSFFAVFVLVFGLGTLFEYVALPGVIETVVFVPVFALALVSILLGFLNFFVWIVAMAKAIFGDAWRYPFAPEFV
- a CDS encoding aspartate aminotransferase family protein gives rise to the protein MTAGPPIDELHFEDAPDVDSVPGPNTRALLEKQREIDSSAVAYPDDIPIAFEEGKGATVRDADGNTYIDLFAGIGVLNVGHSNPYVLEAVHEQADKFVHTVDFPTEARLELIEKLDEIAPEGLQGQNKVVFGGPTGSDAIEASIKLAKYNTGGDGLIAFRGGYHGATTGAMSVTSNKKFKADYTPLLADVVHAPYPHPFRQGKTPEEAVDHALEEVRAIVEDPYGGLANPAGMIVEPIQGEGGIVTPPEGFLQGLRDIADDNDVVLVFDEIQSGLGRTGQWWASDWEGVTPDVMTSAKALGGVGFPLSATIYHEDLDTWGPGDHAGTYRGHVVGMRAGTRAIEYVQEHDLLAHARDLGEYIRGRLREAANGNEHLADIRGKGLFIGAEFVDSDGNPDGDLVDAIQQYCFERGVLIWTAGRHGNVLRFLPPLVLTHDLAETALDVVVEAIDDVTAEATQTA
- a CDS encoding Rid family detoxifying hydrolase, which encodes MSDIDSIETDDAPSNDNPYSQGVRAGDTLYVSGYGPVDPDTGEVVDGKIEAQTDRVLDNIAAVVDEAGGDGLADVVKVTVYLTELADYERVNEAYGARFGEDPPARVCVEVSRLPEDVRVELDATAFLG
- a CDS encoding aminotransferase class III-fold pyridoxal phosphate-dependent enzyme — protein: MDRDTAEPDADALPGPNAQQWVDFHQEYSAPSEYSHDFVWDVTREADGPFVTDVDGNVLLDFTCHIGAAPLGYNNEKVLEKVREFDLVEPMKIAGQDMYFGSGPSPEEADFPGSSHLMQKLTEVSSQYGMDTVFLSNSGAEAMENAMKITNDYRAPSKYGVAFSGSFHGRTLGTLSLTKSKEVYTRHYPEISGIETVPFCDDRGCDAESCDCGFFAGGGSQLRDMLAPEGGYVDPDEIAFLTLEPIQGVGGYRFPSEAFMQEVADVTDTYDIPLVVDEIQSGIGRTGEIWASDHYPIEPDVIASAKALRVGATISRSEVFPSEKNRLGSTFGGGDMLGSMMGAFTLEAIQEHDLLDNATRRGEQAKELMRDDAPDSVVDIRGKGLMLAVEFDTPERRSAVVEAALERGLLTLGCGKKTIRLLPPLDSSEREIELGIGIFLEAIEAVSPNAKAA